A region from the Helcococcus ovis genome encodes:
- a CDS encoding class IIb bacteriocin, lactobin A/cerein 7B family produces the protein MEMNLNMGVFNALEDNEMMEIDGGFFGPVLFTIWGTKVLVGHALSAGVALGFGALATN, from the coding sequence ATGGAAATGAATTTGAATATGGGAGTTTTTAATGCTCTTGAAGATAATGAAATGATGGAAATAGATGGCGGTTTTTTCGGACCGGTTTTATTTACAATTTGGGGAACTAAAGTTTTAGTTGGTCATGCATTGTCAGCAGGTGTAGCGTTAGGATTTGGTGCATTAGCAACAAACTAG
- a CDS encoding signal peptidase II translates to MEKIKKSSLIIIVLVFFEQLTKIIINKFFYDVKFNIFNENLGFYVYLNKKYMSMFNHDLNLNLSIEILILINFIILLFLTTYYIYILKNNALNFSIKFCMILVIAATICSLFDKIFWGGSLDFILFFRYIIDVKDIYLYIGGIMGIILFLYRYEIKKTNLEEIESLSYKGYFKFLKNIFVKR, encoded by the coding sequence ATGGAGAAAATAAAGAAAAGCAGTTTAATTATAATAGTTTTAGTTTTTTTTGAACAATTGACAAAAATTATTATAAATAAATTTTTTTATGATGTGAAATTTAATATATTTAATGAGAATTTAGGGTTTTATGTTTATTTAAATAAAAAATATATGTCTATGTTTAATCATGACTTAAATTTGAATTTAAGTATAGAAATTTTAATTTTGATAAATTTTATTATATTATTATTTTTAACAACATATTATATATACATACTGAAGAATAATGCGTTAAATTTCTCAATAAAATTTTGTATGATTCTTGTAATTGCAGCTACAATATGCTCTTTATTCGATAAAATATTTTGGGGTGGAAGCTTAGATTTTATTTTATTCTTTAGATATATTATTGATGTAAAGGATATATATTTATATATAGGAGGAATAATGGGAATTATTTTATTTTTGTATAGATATGAAATAAAAAAGACAAATTTAGAGGAAATAGAAAGTCTAAGTTATAAAGGATATTTTAAATTTTTGAAGAATATTTTTGTAAAAAGATAG
- a CDS encoding class IIb bacteriocin, lactobin A/cerein 7B family: MENNKFVELKENELLDVDGGIGVGVVIGFIVVGSFILGGVRGCAAKDSEKGYK; the protein is encoded by the coding sequence ATGGAAAATAATAAGTTTGTAGAATTAAAAGAAAATGAATTATTAGATGTAGATGGAGGAATTGGTGTAGGAGTTGTGATTGGATTTATTGTTGTTGGGTCTTTTATTTTAGGTGGAGTACGAGGTTGTGCAGCAAAAGATAGCGAAAAAGGATACAAATAA
- the ucpA gene encoding SDR family oxidoreductase UcpA, which yields MKKLEGKVALITGAALGLGEGIAQVYAKYGAKLIMVDLDPIVEETAEKIRETYNTEIVTYIGNVADKAQMIEAAKNGVEKFGKLDIACCNAGVCRLAPFEEFTDEMRDFHIDVNIKGVWNTCQAVIPYMLKQGKGAIVIASSVTGDIVADAGEAAYAMTKSALVGLTKCLAIEYANRNIRVNCSQLGYARTPMVEKMAVESNPENPEAAINDIAVGVPMKRLARPTEVGELFAFLGSDEASYITGEQIVIDGGATLPETMSIGTN from the coding sequence ATGAAAAAATTAGAAGGTAAGGTTGCACTAATAACCGGTGCTGCATTAGGTTTAGGTGAAGGAATTGCACAGGTATATGCGAAATATGGTGCAAAATTAATAATGGTTGACTTAGATCCGATTGTCGAAGAAACAGCCGAAAAAATCAGAGAAACATACAATACAGAAATAGTTACATATATAGGAAACGTTGCTGATAAAGCTCAAATGATTGAAGCAGCTAAAAATGGGGTTGAAAAATTTGGAAAATTGGATATAGCATGCTGTAATGCAGGAGTATGTAGATTAGCTCCATTTGAAGAATTTACTGACGAAATGAGAGATTTTCATATCGATGTAAATATTAAAGGTGTATGGAACACATGCCAAGCAGTTATTCCATATATGTTAAAACAAGGAAAAGGGGCAATAGTTATAGCCTCCTCTGTAACAGGAGATATCGTTGCAGACGCAGGTGAAGCAGCGTATGCCATGACAAAATCAGCATTAGTTGGATTAACAAAATGTTTAGCGATAGAATATGCAAACAGAAATATAAGAGTTAACTGCTCACAATTGGGTTATGCAAGAACTCCCATGGTTGAAAAAATGGCTGTTGAATCAAATCCTGAAAATCCAGAAGCAGCAATTAATGATATAGCAGTAGGCGTACCAATGAAACGTTTAGCTAGACCTACAGAAGTTGGTGAATTATTTGCATTCTTAGGTAGTGACGAGGCCTCATATATAACCGGAGAACAAATTGTAATTGATGGAGGTGCAACACTTCCTGAAACAATGTCAATCGGCACAAATTAA
- a CDS encoding ATP-dependent helicase — protein MTNLLKNLNDRQKEAVLTTNGPILIVAGAGSGKTTVLTRKIAYLIEEKNISEFNILAFTFTNKAANEMKERIGKELSKDISHMWIGTFHSICSRILRRNIDKIGYKSNFSIYDTSETKALIKEIMKELNIDEKYNPINSIISAISDYKNKFKTPEEVIDKAIYERQRNIGEIYKIYERRKKSNNALDFDDLILKTVSLLKKDQETRDYYAEKFKYVFVDEYQDTNKSQYELIKLFAGKYQNICVVGDSDQSIYSWRGADITNILNFEKDFKNASVILLEQNYRSTKNILNTANDLIKNNTERKEKILWSENHDGHSIVYRNSSSEYDEADDIVMKIHQMYSAGYNYKDMAILYRTNSQSRVLEEKLMAERIPNKVVGGLKFYDRREVKDILSYLAFIANPDDDLSFKRIVNIPKRGIGATTISKLDIFAKKTNQSIFDAIYSEQLEKEISKASVTKLRSFADEMLSFINLVDDYLITDLVEDVYVKTGYKKMLESSIKIEDRARIENISQLATAVAEFESKNQSAKLHDYLQSVNLLSDIDKTNDEDGVSLMTIHAAKGLEYDVVFLSGMEEGIFPSLRTVEEGGLEEERRLAYVAITRAKERLFISSASTRMVFGRSQYSKKSRFIDEIKSHLDEETPKSFDDQPKGFNYANFYGTFEEKRERIKREVLDKKQQFDDSLNMNFNIGDKVSHKKFGNGMVISVTPKHDGDELLVSFDNNGLKRLNAKLARLKKI, from the coding sequence ATGACTAATTTACTTAAAAATTTAAACGATAGACAAAAAGAAGCTGTTCTTACAACTAATGGACCTATTTTGATAGTTGCCGGAGCCGGTTCAGGAAAGACTACCGTTCTTACCAGAAAAATAGCATATTTAATAGAAGAAAAAAATATTAGTGAATTTAATATTTTAGCATTCACATTTACAAATAAAGCTGCTAATGAAATGAAAGAAAGAATTGGAAAAGAGTTGAGCAAGGACATTAGCCATATGTGGATTGGTACATTTCATAGCATTTGTTCGAGAATTTTAAGAAGAAATATTGATAAAATAGGCTACAAAAGTAATTTTAGCATTTATGATACCTCAGAAACAAAAGCTTTAATTAAAGAAATAATGAAGGAATTAAATATTGATGAAAAATATAATCCGATAAATTCAATTATTTCGGCTATTTCAGATTATAAAAATAAATTTAAAACGCCGGAAGAAGTCATTGATAAAGCAATATACGAAAGACAGCGTAATATTGGAGAAATTTATAAGATTTATGAAAGAAGAAAAAAATCAAATAATGCTTTGGATTTTGATGACTTAATTCTAAAAACTGTCAGTTTACTAAAAAAAGATCAAGAAACAAGAGATTATTATGCTGAAAAATTTAAGTATGTATTTGTAGATGAATATCAAGACACAAATAAATCTCAGTATGAACTGATTAAATTATTTGCCGGAAAGTATCAAAATATTTGCGTTGTAGGCGATAGTGACCAATCCATTTATTCATGGAGAGGGGCAGATATTACAAATATTCTTAATTTTGAAAAAGATTTTAAAAATGCTTCGGTTATATTATTGGAGCAAAATTACAGATCTACAAAAAATATTTTGAATACGGCTAATGATTTAATTAAAAATAATACTGAGAGAAAAGAGAAAATATTATGGTCTGAAAATCATGATGGGCACAGCATAGTATATAGAAATTCTTCATCCGAATATGATGAAGCGGATGATATTGTAATGAAAATACATCAAATGTATAGTGCCGGATATAACTATAAAGATATGGCGATACTTTATAGAACTAACTCCCAATCTCGTGTGTTGGAAGAAAAATTGATGGCTGAACGCATACCTAATAAAGTTGTCGGTGGGCTTAAATTCTATGATAGACGTGAAGTTAAAGATATACTTTCGTATTTGGCATTTATAGCAAATCCTGATGATGACTTGTCATTTAAGAGGATAGTAAACATTCCTAAAAGAGGAATAGGAGCTACTACAATTTCTAAATTAGATATTTTTGCAAAGAAAACAAATCAAAGCATCTTTGATGCAATTTATTCTGAACAGTTAGAAAAAGAGATTTCAAAAGCATCTGTTACAAAATTGAGAAGTTTTGCTGATGAAATGTTGTCATTTATAAATCTAGTCGATGATTATTTGATAACGGATTTAGTTGAAGATGTTTATGTAAAAACCGGATATAAGAAAATGTTGGAATCTTCTATAAAAATAGAGGATAGAGCCAGAATAGAAAATATCTCTCAACTTGCAACCGCCGTTGCTGAATTTGAAAGTAAAAATCAGTCTGCTAAATTACACGATTACTTACAAAGTGTTAACTTGCTTTCAGATATTGATAAAACCAATGATGAAGACGGAGTGAGTTTAATGACCATTCATGCAGCTAAAGGGCTTGAATATGATGTAGTATTTTTAAGCGGTATGGAAGAGGGGATATTTCCAAGTTTAAGAACAGTAGAAGAAGGTGGATTAGAAGAGGAAAGAAGACTTGCCTATGTAGCAATTACCAGAGCCAAAGAACGTCTATTTATTTCATCAGCCTCAACAAGAATGGTATTTGGCAGATCTCAATATTCTAAAAAATCCAGATTTATTGATGAAATAAAATCTCATTTAGACGAAGAAACCCCAAAATCTTTTGATGATCAACCAAAAGGCTTTAATTATGCTAACTTTTATGGAACATTTGAAGAAAAAAGAGAGCGAATTAAACGAGAAGTTTTGGACAAAAAACAACAATTTGATGATTCATTAAATATGAATTTTAATATTGGAGATAAAGTATCTCATAAAAAATTTGGAAATGGAATGGTTATATCTGTGACTCCAAAACATGATGGCGACGAACTTTTAGTAAGCTTTGATAATAACGGACTAAAAAGATTAAATGCTAAATTAGCGAGATTAAAAAAAATATAA
- the tsaD gene encoding tRNA (adenosine(37)-N6)-threonylcarbamoyltransferase complex transferase subunit TsaD, whose protein sequence is MRIMGIESSCDETSISIIEDGRKILSNVIFTQIDTHKVYGGVVPEIASREHIKAISYVAKQALEEAKLGFEDIDLIAVTKGPGLVGALLVGISYAKGLSLALDKPLIGVNHMQGHICANYLEFPDLEPPFISLVVSGGHTYLVDVLSYTDYKVIGKTRDDAAGESFDKVSRALGFGYPGGPAIQNASYKGNKDAIFFPRVMLEKDSYDFSFSGLKTSVLNYLNQEKMAGNDINPYDVAASFQKAVNDVLVEKSLRLLRETRRDKFVLSGGVAANKDLRENLKSQLSEMNVKLYYPSLKLCTDNAAMIASAGYYNYLKYGADNLRVNVIPNLGLEKENND, encoded by the coding sequence ATGAGAATTATGGGAATCGAGTCATCATGCGATGAAACAAGTATTTCAATAATTGAAGATGGAAGAAAAATTTTATCAAATGTGATTTTTACTCAAATAGATACTCATAAGGTATATGGTGGAGTTGTACCGGAAATTGCATCAAGAGAGCATATTAAAGCGATTAGTTATGTTGCAAAGCAAGCTTTGGAAGAAGCAAAATTAGGATTTGAAGATATTGATTTGATTGCGGTTACAAAAGGCCCCGGTTTAGTAGGAGCATTATTGGTAGGTATTTCATATGCGAAAGGATTATCCTTAGCACTCGATAAACCTTTAATCGGTGTGAATCATATGCAAGGGCATATTTGTGCCAATTATTTAGAATTTCCTGATTTAGAGCCGCCGTTTATTTCTTTAGTTGTTTCAGGAGGGCACACTTATTTAGTAGATGTGTTATCATATACAGATTATAAAGTTATAGGAAAGACTAGAGATGATGCAGCGGGAGAGAGTTTTGACAAGGTTTCAAGAGCTTTGGGATTTGGATATCCCGGAGGACCTGCTATACAAAATGCAAGCTATAAAGGTAATAAGGATGCAATATTTTTTCCAAGAGTAATGTTAGAAAAAGATTCTTACGATTTTAGTTTTAGTGGATTAAAAACCTCTGTCTTAAATTATTTAAATCAAGAAAAAATGGCAGGAAATGATATAAATCCTTATGATGTTGCAGCAAGTTTTCAAAAAGCTGTTAATGATGTTTTAGTTGAAAAATCGCTAAGACTTTTAAGAGAAACTCGAAGAGATAAATTTGTGTTATCAGGTGGGGTTGCGGCAAATAAAGACTTAAGAGAAAATTTAAAATCACAACTATCTGAAATGAATGTTAAATTATATTATCCATCATTAAAATTATGTACTGATAATGCGGCAATGATTGCATCTGCGGGATATTATAATTATCTAAAATATGGTGCTGATAATTTAAGAGTTAATGTAATTCCGAATTTAGGTTTAGAAAAGGAGAACAATGACTAA
- the rimI gene encoding ribosomal protein S18-alanine N-acetyltransferase — protein MSNREFVEIDEKYIDFLVEMEKDFQNPWPLEGFFLEMENEFTKSIGLCIDGILVGYMFYSEYLDEVNINHFVIDTKYRKKGYASEIMQELLKRINKKQLIYLEVRTDNIAAINLYKKFGLEIINTRKNYYTDGQDAYIMQRDRKEEL, from the coding sequence TTGAGTAATAGAGAATTTGTAGAAATAGATGAAAAATACATAGATTTTTTAGTAGAAATGGAAAAAGATTTTCAAAATCCTTGGCCATTAGAAGGGTTTTTCTTGGAAATGGAAAATGAATTTACTAAATCAATCGGGCTGTGTATTGACGGCATTTTAGTTGGATATATGTTTTATAGTGAGTATCTAGATGAAGTAAATATAAATCATTTTGTTATTGATACAAAATATAGAAAAAAAGGCTATGCCAGTGAAATAATGCAAGAGTTGTTAAAGAGAATAAATAAAAAACAATTAATTTATTTAGAAGTAAGAACTGACAATATCGCTGCTATAAATCTATATAAAAAATTTGGATTAGAAATTATTAATACCAGAAAAAATTATTACACTGATGGACAAGATGCATATATTATGCAAAGAGATAGAAAGGAAGAATTATGA
- the tsaB gene encoding tRNA (adenosine(37)-N6)-threonylcarbamoyltransferase complex dimerization subunit type 1 TsaB, with protein sequence MKILAIDTSTMMSSITIMEDNRIIGDFSISQEETHSEMLVPLVKRMLEDLKINLSEIDVYAVAKGPGSFTGLRIGVASIKAMAQVFDKPIIGISTLEAMAFSILNDNKILSIIDARGKRYFTGLYQYVNGKLVCYFEDIIQENKLMQIVEENEKITIVGEAIGKLPDILKNSEKVVLAPASLNNAIGRNLCVIAKQRFKSGEIESYFDIAPNYLRKSQAEVNLINK encoded by the coding sequence ATGAAGATTTTGGCGATTGATACATCAACTATGATGTCATCAATAACTATCATGGAAGATAATAGAATAATTGGAGATTTTAGTATTAGTCAAGAAGAAACTCATTCAGAAATGCTTGTACCATTAGTTAAAAGAATGCTTGAAGATTTGAAGATTAATTTATCCGAAATTGATGTTTATGCTGTTGCTAAAGGACCGGGTTCATTTACAGGATTGAGAATTGGGGTTGCTTCAATAAAAGCAATGGCTCAAGTTTTTGATAAGCCAATTATAGGAATTTCAACATTAGAAGCTATGGCATTTTCAATATTAAATGATAATAAAATATTATCTATTATAGATGCTAGAGGAAAGAGATATTTTACCGGACTTTATCAATATGTTAATGGAAAATTAGTTTGTTATTTTGAAGACATAATTCAAGAAAATAAGTTAATGCAAATTGTTGAAGAAAATGAAAAAATAACCATTGTTGGTGAAGCTATTGGAAAATTGCCGGATATACTTAAAAATAGCGAAAAGGTAGTTTTAGCACCTGCCAGTTTAAATAATGCAATAGGGAGAAATTTATGTGTAATTGCAAAGCAAAGGTTTAAATCTGGAGAAATTGAAAGTTATTTTGATATTGCACCAAATTACTTGAGAAAATCTCAAGCAGAAGTTAATTTGATTAATAAATAA
- the tsaE gene encoding tRNA (adenosine(37)-N6)-threonylcarbamoyltransferase complex ATPase subunit type 1 TsaE, producing MKREIKDLRELENFGKKLAKELKFGDVISLKGDLGAGKTTLVQFVAKELGVEDYVTSPTFSIVNIYEGQQKIYHMDLYRLEDPEELEQIDFENYFYPEGITFIEWAEKGEYYLPEDMIEISIEIGLNKRIIYIEENNIRAKEIGEKLNEDFGD from the coding sequence ATGAAAAGAGAAATAAAAGATTTAAGAGAATTAGAAAATTTTGGAAAAAAATTAGCAAAAGAATTAAAATTTGGGGATGTCATATCCTTAAAAGGTGATTTGGGAGCAGGTAAAACTACACTGGTTCAATTTGTTGCAAAGGAATTAGGTGTTGAGGATTATGTTACATCTCCAACATTTTCTATCGTAAATATATATGAGGGACAACAAAAAATTTATCATATGGATTTATATAGATTGGAAGATCCGGAAGAATTGGAACAAATAGATTTTGAAAATTATTTCTATCCTGAGGGCATTACTTTTATTGAATGGGCGGAAAAAGGGGAATATTATCTACCTGAAGATATGATTGAAATTTCAATAGAAATAGGATTGAATAAGAGAATTATTTATATAGAAGAAAATAATATTAGAGCTAAAGAAATTGGAGAAAAATTAAATGAAGATTTTGGCGATTGA
- a CDS encoding aromatic acid exporter family protein: MERFKKFDLILNVQIAIAFSLSIIFSQFFNLENSITAGVITLLSIQITKKQTIVIAIKRVFGFFLMLALILIFFNFIGYNLYSFGLFVFVFAILNSFFNISVGLAPNVVMAGHFYVKMSTEFNFIINELAIYLIGLTMAIAVNLIIPITKKDSNTDRNKLDNHVKKLLLYISDLLKQSYMINSKVIDREIYQMYIDKEIKIINEFINDLEIKTIRNFENTLFNNDVYDIEYLQMRKKQINILTKIYFESKRLDSNFEQTHVISEFILEIIDDFDEQNTVVGLITKAKLLISEFKSNDLPKTRNEFENRAILYVIMKDLIEFLREKYIFKNRKL; this comes from the coding sequence ATGGAAAGATTTAAGAAGTTTGATTTAATATTAAATGTACAAATAGCAATCGCCTTCAGTTTATCTATAATATTTTCTCAATTTTTTAATCTGGAAAATTCAATTACAGCAGGAGTGATAACTTTACTTTCAATTCAAATAACAAAAAAACAAACAATAGTTATTGCTATAAAAAGAGTATTTGGATTTTTTTTGATGTTGGCTTTGATATTAATATTTTTTAATTTCATAGGGTATAATTTGTATTCATTTGGGTTATTTGTATTTGTATTTGCGATACTGAATTCTTTTTTTAATATCTCTGTTGGACTTGCACCAAATGTTGTTATGGCAGGCCATTTTTATGTGAAGATGAGTACCGAATTTAATTTCATAATTAATGAATTAGCTATCTATTTAATTGGTTTAACAATGGCGATTGCTGTAAACTTAATAATTCCAATAACTAAAAAAGATAGTAATACTGATAGAAATAAATTAGATAATCATGTCAAAAAGTTACTGCTTTATATATCTGATTTATTAAAACAGTCATATATGATAAATAGTAAAGTTATTGATCGAGAAATATATCAAATGTATATAGATAAAGAAATTAAAATTATAAATGAATTTATAAACGATTTAGAAATTAAAACTATTAGAAATTTTGAAAATACGCTATTTAACAATGATGTTTATGATATAGAATATTTACAGATGAGAAAAAAACAGATAAATATTTTGACTAAAATATATTTTGAGTCAAAAAGATTAGATTCAAATTTTGAACAAACACATGTAATTTCAGAGTTTATTTTAGAAATTATTGATGATTTTGATGAGCAAAATACTGTTGTTGGATTGATTACTAAAGCTAAATTGTTAATTAGTGAATTTAAGAGTAATGATTTGCCTAAAACAAGAAATGAATTTGAAAATAGGGCAATTTTATATGTTATAATGAAAGACTTAATAGAATTTTTGAGAGAAAAATATATTTTTAAAAATAGGAAGTTATGA
- a CDS encoding YczE/YyaS/YitT family protein, with product MFKRFLAMLVCICVIGMAIALSIKAGIGLGPYDALSTTLSNISLIKVGTITIIINGMCILLQILLLGKKFNKLQYLQLVVIFVLGYVINIFYYNVFTFEVTSYFNRVLLFVLATAICGFAVGAIMNINVVYTALEGFLDALALRTHGDFLKYRWAFDVFAVVMCLLLSFIFNSQYIIREGTIIALVIFSPILGVSMKFQYPYFKKWGLLPENKKDMLDELEEKTI from the coding sequence ATGTTTAAAAGATTTTTAGCTATGTTAGTTTGTATTTGTGTTATAGGGATGGCAATTGCATTGTCGATAAAAGCAGGAATAGGATTAGGACCGTATGATGCATTGTCTACGACATTATCTAATATTTCACTCATAAAAGTCGGCACTATAACTATTATTATAAACGGCATGTGTATTTTATTACAGATATTGCTTTTAGGGAAAAAGTTTAATAAATTACAGTATTTACAATTAGTTGTAATATTTGTATTGGGATATGTAATTAATATTTTTTATTATAATGTATTTACTTTTGAAGTAACATCATATTTTAATAGAGTATTATTATTTGTTTTAGCTACGGCTATATGCGGATTTGCGGTAGGAGCTATTATGAACATAAATGTAGTTTATACAGCTCTTGAAGGATTTTTAGATGCTTTAGCATTAAGAACCCATGGAGATTTTCTCAAGTATAGATGGGCATTTGACGTTTTTGCGGTTGTGATGTGCTTGCTGTTGTCATTTATATTTAATTCTCAATATATAATAAGGGAAGGAACCATTATTGCGTTGGTGATTTTTTCTCCAATATTGGGAGTTTCTATGAAGTTTCAATATCCCTATTTCAAAAAATGGGGCTTATTACCTGAAAATAAAAAAGATATGTTAGATGAATTGGAAGAAAAAACAATTTAG
- a CDS encoding cation:proton antiporter translates to MIISLAIIFLCGLIFAKISEIFKLPRLLGMLIAGILIGPFVFNLIDLSVLRISSDLRKIALVVILIRAGLTLDFKKVVEVGRPALLMSFLPATFEILAYTFLAKFIFGIDVLSAAIMGAILSAVSPAVVVPGMINVIEKGYGNKKGIGQLVLAGASLDDVFVLAIFSSLIGFSTGGNFSVYKLLDIPISIVSGIFIGAIIGYVLSIVLSKIELTNNIKVLFIFSTSILLVGLKNEIGKLFAFSEMLSVMTLALVYSLKSENDVIYSLKNGFSGIWSGFEVLLFVLIGAQVDIRYTLGAGALGLLLIFATLVFRTLAVNICLIGTNLNLKERMFCMISYLPKATVQAAIGAIPLSLGLPNGTLILSIAVLGILITAPVGAIGIETTYRKLLRND, encoded by the coding sequence ATGATTATATCATTAGCAATTATTTTTTTATGTGGTCTAATTTTTGCTAAGATTTCAGAAATATTTAAGTTACCTAGATTGCTAGGTATGCTTATAGCTGGGATTTTGATTGGGCCTTTTGTTTTTAATTTAATTGACTTAAGTGTTTTAAGGATTTCATCAGATCTTAGAAAAATTGCTTTAGTTGTAATTTTGATAAGAGCGGGATTGACTTTAGATTTTAAGAAAGTGGTAGAGGTGGGACGCCCTGCGTTACTTATGTCGTTTTTACCGGCAACATTTGAAATTTTGGCATATACATTTTTAGCAAAATTTATATTTGGAATTGATGTGTTAAGTGCTGCTATTATGGGAGCGATTTTATCAGCTGTTTCGCCTGCGGTTGTAGTCCCGGGAATGATAAATGTTATAGAAAAAGGTTATGGAAACAAAAAAGGAATAGGTCAATTAGTTTTAGCCGGTGCCTCATTGGATGATGTATTTGTATTGGCTATTTTTTCAAGTTTGATTGGTTTTAGTACGGGAGGGAATTTTTCGGTATATAAATTATTGGATATTCCCATTTCTATAGTTAGCGGAATTTTTATAGGTGCTATTATAGGATATGTATTAAGTATCGTTTTATCAAAGATAGAATTAACTAATAATATTAAAGTTTTATTTATTTTTTCCACATCTATATTACTCGTTGGACTTAAAAATGAAATAGGGAAGTTATTTGCTTTTTCAGAAATGTTGAGCGTTATGACTCTTGCACTTGTATATTCACTAAAATCTGAAAATGATGTTATCTATTCTCTTAAAAATGGATTTAGTGGAATATGGAGTGGATTCGAGGTGTTATTATTTGTATTGATCGGAGCACAGGTTGATATAAGATATACTCTTGGAGCGGGTGCGTTAGGATTATTATTAATTTTTGCTACGCTTGTGTTTAGAACCTTGGCAGTAAATATTTGTTTGATTGGTACAAATCTAAACCTTAAAGAAAGAATGTTTTGTATGATTTCGTATTTGCCAAAAGCAACGGTACAAGCCGCTATTGGGGCAATACCGCTATCACTGGGGCTACCTAATGGCACATTAATTTTATCTATTGCAGTATTGGGGATTTTAATTACGGCACCCGTTGGAGCTATTGGGATAGAAACTACCTATCGAAAGTTGCTTAGAAATGATTAA
- a CDS encoding nucleoside 2-deoxyribosyltransferase, giving the protein MKLYVAGSLFNEAEVAQRKLEGKLLRENFPQLDIFNPIDQPFNENKQSLPTPISIFEGDTKAVEEADIFIADLTNEDPGVMVELGIAIYTNTKLIIGINSDIRLSSSNKYDIPTYGMNHYVLGAILKHGHFVKNFDEAIEIIKNFIN; this is encoded by the coding sequence ATGAAATTATACGTTGCAGGCTCACTTTTTAATGAAGCCGAAGTTGCTCAAAGAAAACTAGAAGGAAAATTGTTAAGGGAAAATTTTCCACAATTAGACATTTTTAACCCAATCGATCAACCATTTAATGAAAATAAGCAAAGCTTGCCAACCCCAATATCAATATTCGAAGGTGATACCAAAGCCGTAGAAGAAGCCGATATATTTATCGCTGATCTTACAAATGAAGATCCAGGGGTGATGGTGGAACTTGGAATTGCAATATATACTAACACAAAACTAATCATCGGAATTAATTCCGATATTAGACTTAGCTCTTCAAATAAATATGACATTCCCACATATGGTATGAACCACTATGTACTTGGAGCTATTTTAAAGCACGGACATTTTGTGAAAAATTTTGATGAGGCAATCGAGATTATAAAAAACTTTATAAATTAA